The Candidatus Koribacter versatilis Ellin345 genome has a segment encoding these proteins:
- a CDS encoding aldose 1-epimerase: MNRCEAAPITWKGRRAFRLTNGTVEITVLLGGGHIADFRLCGSPYNTLFESPWSTIEPSQFSSQLHSSSYGDGPIGRLLCGYTGHALALGYFGLPDESESNQGLPLHGEAVASDWKISYSNADDVSASVTMEALLPVYGLRAERTLLLSAGASTVHIEERVTNVKHSPLDFQWVEHAAFGEPLFSAGEAKLYLSANQCRTWPLGYEDRESLVVDRDFDWPHAPWIKGHLVDLSLPFDKNGTGFVAALLTEPERSNAYIAVHNRRLELAAGYVFDRCQFPWIALWEENCARSYPPWNGVTRARGVEFGNSPIPLGLQHAKEMKTLFDVPVFSTIQAGETIATSYQIFVTPMERDWPDISDLREESGSLAVHSQDGRLASIPTSGKP; the protein is encoded by the coding sequence ATGAATCGCTGCGAGGCCGCTCCCATAACATGGAAGGGCCGACGCGCCTTTCGCCTTACGAACGGTACGGTCGAAATCACAGTGCTCCTCGGCGGTGGACACATCGCAGATTTTCGTCTCTGCGGCTCGCCCTACAACACGCTGTTCGAGTCGCCGTGGTCAACGATCGAGCCCTCGCAGTTCAGCTCACAACTACACTCCAGCTCGTATGGGGACGGTCCGATCGGGCGCCTGCTTTGCGGTTACACCGGGCACGCGCTGGCGCTAGGGTATTTCGGCTTGCCGGACGAATCCGAATCGAATCAAGGGCTGCCTTTGCATGGCGAAGCAGTAGCCAGCGACTGGAAAATCTCCTACAGCAACGCGGACGATGTAAGCGCGTCTGTCACGATGGAAGCTTTGTTGCCCGTTTACGGTCTTCGTGCCGAGCGCACCCTTCTGCTTTCCGCCGGCGCATCCACCGTTCACATCGAAGAGCGCGTGACAAACGTGAAGCACTCTCCTCTCGATTTCCAATGGGTCGAGCATGCAGCATTCGGAGAGCCGCTCTTCTCGGCAGGTGAAGCCAAACTCTACCTGTCGGCGAATCAATGTCGTACCTGGCCGTTAGGATATGAGGATCGGGAGAGTCTTGTCGTGGATCGCGACTTTGACTGGCCGCACGCGCCGTGGATCAAGGGCCACTTGGTCGATCTGTCTCTCCCATTTGATAAGAATGGCACTGGCTTTGTTGCTGCGCTTCTCACAGAGCCAGAACGATCGAACGCATACATCGCCGTGCACAATCGGCGCCTAGAACTCGCGGCCGGTTACGTCTTCGACCGCTGCCAATTTCCCTGGATAGCTCTTTGGGAAGAGAATTGCGCGCGAAGCTATCCGCCTTGGAATGGCGTCACCCGTGCACGCGGCGTGGAATTCGGGAATAGCCCTATTCCGCTCGGCCTACAACACGCAAAAGAGATGAAGACGCTCTTCGATGTCCCCGTATTCAGCACAATTCAGGCTGGTGAAACGATCGCCACGAGCTATCAAATCTTCGTCACTCCGATGGAGCGCGATTGGCCAGACATTTCGGACCTTCGAGAAGAGTCGGGAAGCTTAGCCGTTCACAGCCAGGACGGTCGTCTCGCAAGCATCCCCACGAGCGGCAAACCCTGA
- a CDS encoding SDR family NAD(P)-dependent oxidoreductase: protein MKLKGKTAIVTGAAAGIGKASTELFASEGAHILAIDLDGGKLEHLASKITSSGGICLALRGDVSQSADVQNALNTAIGRFGKIDILFNNAGIVPAGKIDVTTEEQWDRAMAINVKSMYLFCHAIVPHFKEHGGGVILNTASATALRAVVDRACYTATKAAVVGLTKSMALDYVRDNIRVNCLCPGTVDTPSLSERLAAFPDPAEAKKNFIARQPMGRFGTAEEIALAALYLVSDESAFVTGVAFAIDGGLTI, encoded by the coding sequence ATGAAACTCAAAGGAAAAACCGCTATCGTTACGGGCGCCGCTGCTGGAATCGGCAAAGCCTCCACCGAGCTATTTGCGTCGGAAGGCGCCCACATCCTCGCGATCGATCTCGATGGCGGCAAACTCGAACACCTGGCTTCAAAAATCACCAGTTCAGGCGGAATCTGCCTGGCGCTTCGGGGCGACGTCAGTCAGAGCGCGGATGTACAAAACGCATTGAACACAGCGATCGGACGCTTCGGAAAAATCGACATCCTGTTCAACAACGCAGGAATCGTGCCGGCTGGCAAGATCGATGTCACCACGGAAGAACAGTGGGACCGCGCGATGGCCATCAACGTAAAAAGTATGTACCTGTTCTGCCACGCGATTGTTCCGCACTTTAAGGAGCATGGCGGCGGAGTGATCCTGAACACCGCGTCAGCTACGGCTCTGCGGGCCGTCGTAGATCGCGCGTGTTACACCGCTACGAAGGCAGCAGTCGTGGGGCTCACGAAGTCGATGGCGTTGGATTACGTTCGCGACAATATTCGCGTGAATTGCCTCTGCCCCGGTACGGTGGACACACCTTCTCTCTCTGAGCGACTTGCCGCATTCCCCGATCCCGCGGAAGCAAAGAAGAATTTCATCGCACGCCAGCCAATGGGCCGCTTCGGCACTGCGGAAGAGATCGCGCTCGCCGCGCTATACCTGGTATCCGACGAATCAGCATTCGTCACTGGTGTAGCCTTTGCCATTGATGGTGGATTGACGATCTAG
- a CDS encoding SDR family NAD(P)-dependent oxidoreductase, which translates to MKIDLSGKVAVVTGGAMGIGEACARKIALAGASVAILDPNEDAGTKTAAAIRAHGGECKFFRCDVSKSKDVEQAVGDVITKHSQIDILVSNAGIQYYGDVITTPEDDWDRVIGVNLKGCFLISKFCVPHMISNGGAIVVLGSVQSFTAIQNSAAYVTSKHAVLGLARAMALDYAHKGIRVNCVCPGTIDTPMLHWAASLSPDPESVIRTCDRMHALGRIGKPDEVADAVLYLASPMSSFITGAALLVDGGMLVPAGGMAFQEGGTGASTKK; encoded by the coding sequence ATGAAGATCGATCTCTCCGGCAAGGTCGCCGTTGTTACCGGTGGCGCGATGGGTATCGGTGAAGCCTGCGCCCGCAAGATCGCATTGGCCGGTGCGTCAGTCGCCATTCTCGATCCTAACGAGGACGCAGGCACGAAGACTGCAGCCGCGATCCGCGCGCACGGCGGTGAGTGCAAATTCTTTCGATGCGATGTCAGCAAGTCGAAGGATGTCGAGCAAGCTGTCGGCGACGTCATCACGAAGCATTCGCAGATTGACATCCTGGTCAGCAACGCCGGCATTCAATACTACGGCGACGTCATTACCACTCCTGAAGACGATTGGGACCGCGTCATCGGAGTGAACCTCAAAGGGTGCTTTCTCATCTCGAAGTTCTGCGTGCCGCACATGATAAGCAATGGCGGTGCAATCGTCGTGCTCGGCTCGGTGCAGAGTTTCACCGCGATCCAGAACTCCGCGGCTTACGTCACCTCGAAACACGCGGTCCTCGGTCTGGCGCGGGCCATGGCCCTCGACTATGCGCATAAAGGCATTCGCGTGAATTGCGTTTGCCCCGGTACCATCGACACGCCGATGCTCCACTGGGCGGCGAGTCTTTCACCCGACCCGGAATCCGTGATTCGCACCTGCGATCGAATGCACGCGCTCGGTCGCATCGGTAAACCGGACGAGGTCGCCGACGCTGTTCTTTATCTCGCCTCGCCAATGTCTTCGTTCATCACGGGCGCCGCACTGCTGGTGGACGGCGGTATGCTTGTTCCCGCAGGCGGCATGGCCTTCCAGGAAGGCGGCACAGGAGCATCCACGAAGAAATGA
- a CDS encoding polysaccharide lyase family protein, whose product MKTRWNFLAQAVLFASLISPTIAGAQEQSIWKLGTFNHSSGEFRDQGIDHADPKSDLTFVVGHNKDSDWYRFQPGPANGMTGGRVHPYTLKFALKDAPRGVYHLKIAMLYETPRLSFLKLEINGHSGYFYFHPKLDFNAGDWEGTFVPQTSTDEKVIAIPASWLHQGENTLVFTAMDAPATPQNSLGAIAPGHTGLVYDALELTQDPSATYDDHAFSAQIEPTIFYRAGKNGSTEVVDVFASAGALPKSGTIQLQTGSTQLAKEFSSECEFGEIRASFDVPEWSGPQEATASLSGSKATATITPAKKWAVAIIPHEHLDVGFTDYAAKVAELHSQSIDAAMGLIQKTPDFRWTLDGSWVATQYLNGRSAEAREQFLQYVRDGSITIPPEFANQHTGNASVEALARSFYNQHQLAREYKLPTADAAQIVDVPAYTWGYASVLHDAGIKYFIAASNSWRAPIMLLGRWNEKSPFYWEGPDGNRVLMWYSRAYLQAHTLFGGPWRMESIRDSLPVFLQAYTRPDYTANTAIIFGTQLENTPLAKEQSEIVGTFNHEYAWPKLEFSTVHSAMAQIEQEWKGEIPVYRGDFGPYWEDGYGSDAAHTAIHRENQHRIATAEVLGAAVSSIDPRVIPDHTLLDDAWWNELTYDEHTWTYVGATTQPEHHQSEDQIALKGARVTRARNDIDESIQRGWAQLEALVHPKEASVAVFNSLNWKRSGVVETDLPDGSTLVDATTGSEVPLEVRFKGKGISLPGFGPGNVRVRFTASDVPAIGYKLFTIRPTSAASHEPESLHGNVFENDFYRVTIAPSGGAIASVYDKQLGRELVDQNSPYKFGAYLYVTGGDEYPRNSLYRFGAGLNLPALTAHAAQSATVVSAQRTPLGIRITMHSSATNTTSIETEIFLPSSQKQVFLTYRVHKERVLTRESAYIAFPFAVADPQFTYGSQTGWVNPAKDELAGGSREWYLPTTWAAVYNPQISATVVPLDAPLTTFGDIMRGAWPAEFKPKSSTIFSWLMNNYWGTNFPAWQGGDFTFRYAVTSDAKFDPAALNHFGWNALTPLERDDIGASTDTSPLPSQQAELLAISNSKINLLTWKRAEDGDRTILRLQDASGEASQFTIASKYVKVEQAWSCNLLEDNQAPLPVGSGGIAVSIKPFQVLTIRLHTAPR is encoded by the coding sequence ATGAAGACCCGGTGGAATTTCCTGGCCCAGGCAGTTCTGTTCGCATCGTTGATTTCGCCAACTATAGCTGGCGCACAAGAGCAAAGCATCTGGAAGCTCGGGACCTTCAATCACTCTTCGGGCGAGTTTCGCGACCAGGGCATCGACCACGCGGACCCGAAGAGTGACCTAACGTTCGTCGTTGGACACAACAAGGACTCTGACTGGTACCGCTTTCAACCAGGCCCGGCGAACGGAATGACGGGTGGGAGAGTGCATCCTTACACGCTGAAGTTTGCGTTGAAAGATGCTCCGCGGGGCGTTTACCACCTTAAAATCGCGATGTTGTACGAGACGCCGCGTCTTTCGTTTTTGAAACTGGAAATCAACGGCCACTCGGGTTACTTTTACTTTCATCCCAAGCTCGATTTCAACGCTGGCGACTGGGAAGGAACGTTTGTTCCCCAAACGTCGACGGATGAAAAAGTAATCGCGATTCCCGCTTCGTGGCTACATCAAGGCGAGAACACGCTTGTATTCACCGCAATGGACGCTCCTGCCACTCCGCAGAATTCTCTCGGCGCCATCGCTCCCGGACACACCGGCTTGGTGTACGACGCACTGGAACTCACCCAAGATCCCTCTGCAACTTACGACGACCACGCGTTCAGTGCGCAAATTGAACCAACGATCTTCTATCGTGCCGGCAAGAATGGCAGTACGGAAGTCGTCGACGTATTCGCGAGCGCAGGCGCGCTGCCCAAGAGTGGAACGATCCAACTTCAGACAGGCAGCACTCAACTGGCAAAAGAGTTCTCCTCCGAGTGCGAGTTCGGCGAGATCCGTGCGAGCTTCGATGTCCCTGAATGGAGCGGTCCTCAAGAAGCAACCGCAAGCCTTAGCGGCTCGAAGGCGACCGCGACGATCACTCCTGCAAAGAAATGGGCGGTTGCGATCATCCCGCACGAACACCTTGATGTGGGCTTCACCGATTACGCCGCGAAGGTCGCGGAACTCCACTCTCAATCTATTGACGCGGCGATGGGCTTGATCCAGAAGACGCCAGATTTCCGCTGGACACTCGACGGTAGCTGGGTGGCCACTCAATATCTGAACGGCCGTTCTGCTGAAGCGCGCGAGCAGTTCTTGCAATACGTTCGCGATGGCAGCATCACGATTCCACCGGAGTTCGCCAACCAGCACACCGGCAATGCCTCAGTGGAGGCGCTGGCGCGCTCGTTTTACAACCAGCATCAACTCGCGCGTGAGTACAAACTCCCCACCGCAGATGCCGCGCAAATCGTCGACGTTCCCGCGTACACATGGGGATACGCATCGGTGCTTCATGACGCGGGAATCAAATACTTCATCGCAGCGAGCAACAGTTGGCGCGCGCCGATCATGCTGCTCGGCCGTTGGAATGAGAAGTCTCCGTTTTATTGGGAAGGCCCAGATGGCAACCGGGTGCTGATGTGGTATTCCCGCGCTTACCTGCAAGCCCATACTTTATTTGGCGGACCGTGGCGCATGGAATCTATACGTGATTCGCTGCCGGTCTTCCTGCAGGCCTACACGCGTCCCGACTATACGGCGAACACCGCGATCATTTTCGGTACGCAGTTGGAGAACACTCCGCTCGCGAAGGAACAAAGCGAAATTGTTGGCACGTTCAACCACGAATACGCCTGGCCGAAACTCGAGTTCTCGACGGTTCACTCCGCGATGGCGCAGATCGAGCAAGAGTGGAAAGGGGAAATCCCTGTTTATCGCGGCGATTTCGGCCCTTACTGGGAGGACGGCTACGGAAGTGACGCCGCCCACACTGCGATTCATCGCGAGAACCAGCATCGGATTGCAACCGCAGAGGTGTTGGGTGCCGCTGTATCGTCGATCGACCCTCGTGTTATTCCAGATCACACTTTGCTCGATGACGCATGGTGGAACGAGCTGACGTATGACGAGCACACCTGGACCTACGTTGGCGCGACGACGCAGCCGGAACACCACCAGAGCGAAGACCAGATCGCGTTGAAGGGGGCCCGCGTCACACGCGCGCGCAACGACATCGACGAATCCATCCAGCGTGGATGGGCGCAATTGGAAGCGTTGGTCCATCCGAAAGAAGCGTCAGTCGCGGTTTTCAATTCGCTCAACTGGAAACGTTCAGGCGTCGTCGAAACCGACCTGCCGGACGGCAGCACGCTCGTGGATGCCACGACGGGATCTGAAGTTCCACTCGAGGTTCGCTTCAAAGGCAAGGGCATCTCGCTTCCGGGGTTCGGTCCTGGCAATGTGCGGGTGCGGTTCACCGCCTCGGACGTCCCTGCAATCGGATACAAGCTCTTCACGATTCGCCCGACCAGTGCGGCTTCCCACGAACCCGAAAGCCTTCACGGCAATGTATTCGAGAATGACTTCTATCGCGTTACGATCGCGCCTTCAGGCGGCGCCATCGCGAGTGTTTATGACAAACAACTCGGCCGCGAATTGGTGGACCAGAACAGTCCCTATAAATTCGGCGCGTATCTCTACGTCACCGGCGGTGACGAATACCCACGCAACTCGCTCTATCGATTCGGCGCCGGGCTCAATCTTCCTGCGCTGACCGCACATGCAGCGCAGTCGGCCACCGTCGTTTCGGCACAGCGCACGCCCCTCGGCATCAGGATCACGATGCATTCGAGTGCGACCAATACGACTTCAATTGAAACTGAGATCTTCCTACCCAGTTCGCAAAAGCAAGTCTTCCTTACGTATCGCGTTCACAAAGAACGCGTGCTCACTCGCGAATCCGCTTACATCGCCTTCCCCTTCGCAGTCGCCGATCCGCAGTTCACTTACGGCTCGCAAACAGGGTGGGTGAATCCCGCGAAAGACGAACTCGCAGGCGGCAGCCGCGAGTGGTATCTGCCTACGACATGGGCCGCCGTCTACAATCCACAGATATCCGCAACGGTGGTTCCGCTCGACGCACCACTCACGACCTTCGGTGACATCATGCGCGGCGCATGGCCCGCGGAATTCAAGCCAAAAAGCAGCACGATCTTCTCGTGGCTGATGAACAATTACTGGGGCACGAACTTTCCAGCATGGCAAGGCGGCGATTTCACCTTCCGCTACGCCGTCACCAGCGACGCGAAGTTCGATCCCGCAGCCCTCAATCACTTCGGCTGGAATGCGCTGACTCCGTTGGAACGCGACGACATCGGCGCTTCGACAGACACCTCGCCGCTCCCGAGCCAACAAGCTGAACTGCTCGCGATCAGCAATTCGAAAATCAATCTGCTCACCTGGAAGCGTGCAGAAGACGGCGATCGCACAATCCTTCGGCTGCAGGATGCCTCGGGCGAGGCTTCTCAGTTCACAATCGCCAGCAAGTACGTCAAGGTCGAACAGGCATGGTCTTGTAACCTTCTCGAGGACAATCAGGCCCCGCTTCCCGTCGGTTCCGGCGGCATTGCAGTCTCCATCAAACCATTCCAGGTATTAACGATTCGGCTCCATACAGCTCCGCGATAG